A single window of Scomber scombrus chromosome 12, fScoSco1.1, whole genome shotgun sequence DNA harbors:
- the vdac2 gene encoding voltage-dependent anion-selective channel protein 2, giving the protein MAVPPSYADLGKSAKDIFNKGYGFGLVKLDVKTKSDSGVEFKTSGSSNTDTSKVAGSLETKYKRSEYGLTFTEKWNTDNTLGTEITVEDQIAKGLKLTFDTTFSPNTGKKSGKVKTAYKREFVNLGCDVDFDFAGPTIHGAAVVGYEGWLAGYQMTFDTAKSKMSQNNFAIGYKTGDFQLHTNVNDGSEFGGSIYQKVSDKLETAVNLAWTAGSNSTRFGIAAKYQLDKDASISAKVNNNSLVGVGYTQTLRPGVKLTLSGLVDGKNINAGGHKLGLGLELEA; this is encoded by the exons ATGGCCGTGCCTCCCTCATATGCTGATCTGGGCAAGTCTGCCAAGGACATCTTCAACAAAGGCTATG GATTTGGCTTGGTGAAGCTTGATGTCAAGACAAAGTCAGACAGTGGAGTG GAATTCAAAACTTCTGGTTCCTCCAACACTGATACCAGCAAAGTTGCAGGCAGCCTGGAAACTAAATACAAGAGGTCAGAATATGGCCTGACCTTCACTGAGAAGTGGAACACTGACAACACCCTGGGAACAGAAATCACAGTTGAAGATCAG ATTGCCAAGGGACTGAAGTTGACTTTTGATACAACCTTCTCACCAAACACTGG CAAGAAGAGTGGCAAAGTTAAGACCGCCTACAAGCGTGAGTTCGTTAACTTGGGCTGTGATGTCGACTTTGACTTCGCTGGCCCCACCATCCACGGAGCTGCTGTCGTTGGCTACGAGGGATGGCTTGCCGGTTACCAGATGACCTTTGACACTGCCAAATCCAAGATGAGCCAGAACAACTTTGCTATTGGCTACAAGACAGGAGACTTCCAGTTGCATACCAATGT CAATGATGGATCTGAGTTTGGAGGCTCCATTTACCAGAAGGTGAGCGACAAGCTGGAGACAGCAGTCAACCTGGCATGGACCGCTGGTAGCAACAGCACACGCTTCGGCATTGCAGCCAAATACCAGCTGGACAAGGACGCCTCCATCAGT GCTAAAGTGAACAACAATAGCCTTGTTGGTGTTGGATACACCCAGACTCTTAGACCAG GTGTGAAACTCACCCTGTCTGGCCTGGTCGACGGCAAGAACATCAACGCTGGAGGCCACAAGCTGGGTCTGGGCTTGGAACTGGAAGCCTAA